A region of Dermochelys coriacea isolate rDerCor1 chromosome 1, rDerCor1.pri.v4, whole genome shotgun sequence DNA encodes the following proteins:
- the LOC119849810 gene encoding olfactory receptor 51G2-like: MSGVNDTKFNSVMFLLTGIPGLEDIHLWISIPFCLMYVISIVGNSVILFIIKTEPSLHEPMYIFLSMLAVTDLGLSIATIPTILGIYLFNSRRISLNACFAQMFFIHSLSKIESFVLLLMAFDRFIAICNPLRYASILTPPRIAKMGLVAVVRSVAVILPLPILLKHFRYYRDNVLSHSYCLHQDIMKAACSDISVNSIYGLFVKVMTDGLDSFLIFLSYVMILKTVLSIASHRECLRALNTCVSHLCAVVVFYISDIGLSVIHRFGNSSTHLLQIILGYIYLLVPPLMNPIVYSVKSKHLRERIIRAFVK, encoded by the coding sequence ATGTCAGGTGTCAATGACACTAAATTCAACTCTGTAATGTTCCTTCTAACCGGGATACCTGGACTGGAAGACATCCACCTCTGGATCTCTATCCCCTTCTGCTTAATGTATGTTATTTCAATAGTAGGAAATTCAGTCATTCTGTTCATTATTAAAACAGAGCCAAGCCTCCATGAGCCcatgtacattttcctttccatgttgGCTGTCACGGACCTTGGCTTATCCATAGCCACCATACCGACGATACTGGGCATATACTTGTTTAACTCTAGGAGAATCAGCCTCAATGCCTGTTTTGCCCAGATGTTCTTCATCCACTCGCTTTCAAAAATTGAGTCCTTTGTCCTCTTGTTGATGGCCTTTGACCGCTTCATCGCAATTTGTAACCCACTGAGATATGCCTCCATCTTAACTCCACCGAGAATAGCCAAGATGGGCCTGGTGGCTGTGGTAAGATCGGTGGCCGTAATACTCCCACTCCCCATTCTCCTAAAACACTTCCGATACTATCGAGACAATGTCCTCTCCCATTCCTACTGCCTGCACCAGGACATCATGAAGGCAGCTTGTTCAGACATCTCAGTGAACAGCATCTATGGCTTGTTTGTTAAAGTCATGACGGATGGATTGGACTCATTCCTCATCTTCCTCTCTTATGTGATGATCCTCAAAACAGTGCTGAGCATCGCTTCCCACAGAGAGTGCCTCAGGGCCCTGAACACCTGTGTCTCCCATCTCTGCGCAGTTGTGGTCTTCTACATATCAGACATTGGCCTGTCTGTGATACACAGATTCGGAAATAGCTCTACTCACTTGCTTCAGATTATCCTCGGCTACATCTACCTGCTGGTCCCGCCCCTGATGAACCCAATCGTGTATAGTGTGAAAAGCAAACACCTTCGTGAGAGGATAATCAGGGCATTTGTCAAGTGA
- the LOC119858199 gene encoding olfactory receptor 51G2-like — protein sequence MSAANDTTFNSAVFLLTGIPGQEDIHIWISILFSLMYIISIVGNSVILFIIKTDPSLHEPMYIFLSMLAVTDLGLSISTIPTILGIYFFNSREISLNACFAQLFFLHFLAKIESSVLLLMAFDRFVAICNPLRYASILTLPRIAKMELVFVVRGMAVALPFPFLLKRFQYCRANVLSHSFCLHQDVMTLACSDITINTIYGLFTTLFTFVLDSLLIFLSYMMILKTMLSIMSHMECLKALNTCVSHLCAVLLFYTPNISLAVIHRFWNSSSHLLKMLLAYIYLLVPPLINPIVYSMKSRYLRVRIIRAFAK from the coding sequence ATGTCAGCTGCGAATGACACCACATTCAACTCTGCAGTGTTCCTTCTCACtgggatacctgggcaggaagACATCCATATCTGGATTTCTATCCTCTTCAGCTTAATGTACATTATTTCGATAGTAGGAAATTCAGTCATTCTATTCATTATAAAAACAGATCCAAGCCTCCATGAGCCcatgtacattttcctttccatgttgGCTGTCACAGACCTTGGCTTATCGATATCCACCATACCGACAATCCTGGGCATATACTTTTTTAACTCTAGGGAGATAAGCCTTAATGCCTGTTTTGCCCAGCTGTTCTTCCTCCACTTTCTTGCAAAAATTGAATCTTCCGTGCTCTTGTTGATGGCCTTTGACCGCTTCGTTGCAATCTGTAACCCGCTGAGATATGCTTCCATCTTAACCCTGCCGAGAATAGCCAAGATGGAGTTGGTGTTTGTGGTAAGAGGGATGGCGGTAGCATTACCATTCCCCTTTCTCCTGAAACGGTTCCAATATTGTCGAGCCAATGTCCTCTCCCATTCCTTCTGCCTGCACCAGGATGTCATGACGTTGGCTTGTTCAGATATTACAATCAACACCATCTATGGCTTGTTTACTACACTCTTCACATTTGTATTGGACTCACTGCTCATCTTCCTCTCTTACATGATGATCCTCAAAACAATGCTGAGCATCATGTCCCACATGGAGTGCCTCAAGGCCCTGAACACCTGcgtctcccacctctgtgccgtCCTGCTCTTCTATACACCAAACATCAGCCTGGCTGTGATACACAGATTCTGGAATAGCTCTTCTCACTTACTTAAGATGCTCCTGGCATACATCTACCTGCTGGTCCCACCCCTGATAAACCCAATTGTGTATAGCATGAAAAGCAGATATCTTCGTGTGAGGATAATCAGGGCCTTTGCAAAATGA